The Echeneis naucrates chromosome 23, fEcheNa1.1, whole genome shotgun sequence genome has a segment encoding these proteins:
- the kiaa0930 gene encoding uncharacterized protein KIAA0930 homolog isoform X3 gives MTGSCSGPGCSPHTSWRNVLLARTTCCSTSEGSYRTSAPTTQREKKVEVEVYRRDSKKLPGLGDPDIDWEESVYLNLILQKLDYVVTCAVCTRSDAGDIHIHKKKCQEVFASPSKHAMDSKGEESKMSYPNIFFMIENFEEVFSDMTVGEGEMVCVELVASDKSNTFQGVIFQGSIRYEALKKVYDNRVSVAAKMAQRMSFGFYKYNNMEFVRMKGPQGKGHAEMAVSRVPTGDTSPCGTEEDQVSPVHERVTSFSTPPTPERNRPSFFSPSLRRKVPRNRIAEMKKSHSANDSEEFFREEEDEDLHTTTNLRSRSLSGTGRSLVGSWLKLNRADDYFLLYSHLTYVTLPLHRITTDILEVRQKPILMT, from the exons ATGACCGGATCGTGTTCTGGACCTGGATGTTCTCCACATACTTCATGGAGAAATGTGCTCCTCGCCAGGACGACATGCTGTTCTACGTCCGAAGGAAGTTATCGTACGTCAGCACCGAcaacacagagggaaaaaa aggtggaggtggaggtctaCAGGAGGGACTCCAAGAAGCTGCCGGGCCTCGGAGACCCCGACATCGACTGGGAGGAGAGCGTCTACCTGAACCTAATCCTGCAgaag CTGGACTACGTGGTGACGTGTGCTGTCTGCACGCGCTCAGACGCAGGAGATATACACATCCACAAGAAAAAGTGTCAG GAAGTGTTTGCATCTCCCAGTAAACATGCCATGGACAGTAAAGGGGAGGAGTCTAAGATGAGCTACCCCAACATCTTCTTCATGATCGAGAACTTTGAGGAG GTCTTCAGTGACATGACGGTCGGCGAGGGTGAGATGGTTTGTGTGGAGCTGGTGGCAAGTGACAAGAGCAACACCTTCCAAGGCGTCATCTTCCAGGGATCCATCCGCTACGAGGCGCTAAAGAAGGTCTATGACAACCGG GTTAGCGTCGCTGCTAAAATGGCACAGCGAATGTCCTTCGGCTTCTACAAATACAACAACATGGAGTTTGTGAGGATGAAGGGTCCGCAGGGCAAAGGTCATGCTGAGATGGCCGTCAGCAGGGTCCCGACGGGTGACACCTCCCCCTGCGGCACCGAGGAGGACCAGGTGTCGCCTGTGCACGAAAGG GTGACGTCCTTCAGCACTCCGCCCACCCCAGAGAGGAACCGCCCCTCCTTCTTCTCGCCCTCTCTGAGACGTAAGGTGCCCCGAAACCGAATCGCTGAAATGAAGAAGTCTCACTCCGCCAATGACAGCGAGGAATTCTtcagggaggaggaagacgaag ATCTTCACACCACTACCAACCTCCGTTCCCGCTCTCTGTCGGGCACCGGCCGCTCTCTGGTCGGCTCCTGGCTCAAACTGAACCGAGCCGACGACTACTTCCTGTTATACTCACACCTGACCTACGTCACGCTGCCACTGCACCGCATCaccacag ACATCCTGGAGGTGAGGCAGAAGCCCATCCTGATGACATAG
- the kiaa0930 gene encoding uncharacterized protein KIAA0930 homolog isoform X1, with protein MASLPGLCQTGGPAEDEPGDRDGSLQQMLKAITDERNRLSVRQEISGLGCFKDDRIVFWTWMFSTYFMEKCAPRQDDMLFYVRRKLSYVSTDNTEGKKVEVEVYRRDSKKLPGLGDPDIDWEESVYLNLILQKLDYVVTCAVCTRSDAGDIHIHKKKCQEVFASPSKHAMDSKGEESKMSYPNIFFMIENFEEVFSDMTVGEGEMVCVELVASDKSNTFQGVIFQGSIRYEALKKVYDNRVSVAAKMAQRMSFGFYKYNNMEFVRMKGPQGKGHAEMAVSRVPTGDTSPCGTEEDQVSPVHERVTSFSTPPTPERNRPSFFSPSLRRKVPRNRIAEMKKSHSANDSEEFFREEEDEDLHTTTNLRSRSLSGTGRSLVGSWLKLNRADDYFLLYSHLTYVTLPLHRITTDILEVRQKPILMT; from the exons ATGGCGTCCTTACCCGGTTTGTGTCAGACTGGCGGGCCCGCGGAGGACGAGCCCGGAGACCGGGACGGGTCCCTGCAGCAGATGCTGAAGGCCATCACCGACGAGAGGAACCGACTGAGCGTCCGGCAGGAGATCAGCGGACTGG GCTGTTTTAAGGATGACCGGATCGTGTTCTGGACCTGGATGTTCTCCACATACTTCATGGAGAAATGTGCTCCTCGCCAGGACGACATGCTGTTCTACGTCCGAAGGAAGTTATCGTACGTCAGCACCGAcaacacagagggaaaaaag gtggaggtggaggtctaCAGGAGGGACTCCAAGAAGCTGCCGGGCCTCGGAGACCCCGACATCGACTGGGAGGAGAGCGTCTACCTGAACCTAATCCTGCAgaag CTGGACTACGTGGTGACGTGTGCTGTCTGCACGCGCTCAGACGCAGGAGATATACACATCCACAAGAAAAAGTGTCAG GAAGTGTTTGCATCTCCCAGTAAACATGCCATGGACAGTAAAGGGGAGGAGTCTAAGATGAGCTACCCCAACATCTTCTTCATGATCGAGAACTTTGAGGAG GTCTTCAGTGACATGACGGTCGGCGAGGGTGAGATGGTTTGTGTGGAGCTGGTGGCAAGTGACAAGAGCAACACCTTCCAAGGCGTCATCTTCCAGGGATCCATCCGCTACGAGGCGCTAAAGAAGGTCTATGACAACCGG GTTAGCGTCGCTGCTAAAATGGCACAGCGAATGTCCTTCGGCTTCTACAAATACAACAACATGGAGTTTGTGAGGATGAAGGGTCCGCAGGGCAAAGGTCATGCTGAGATGGCCGTCAGCAGGGTCCCGACGGGTGACACCTCCCCCTGCGGCACCGAGGAGGACCAGGTGTCGCCTGTGCACGAAAGG GTGACGTCCTTCAGCACTCCGCCCACCCCAGAGAGGAACCGCCCCTCCTTCTTCTCGCCCTCTCTGAGACGTAAGGTGCCCCGAAACCGAATCGCTGAAATGAAGAAGTCTCACTCCGCCAATGACAGCGAGGAATTCTtcagggaggaggaagacgaag ATCTTCACACCACTACCAACCTCCGTTCCCGCTCTCTGTCGGGCACCGGCCGCTCTCTGGTCGGCTCCTGGCTCAAACTGAACCGAGCCGACGACTACTTCCTGTTATACTCACACCTGACCTACGTCACGCTGCCACTGCACCGCATCaccacag ACATCCTGGAGGTGAGGCAGAAGCCCATCCTGATGACATAG
- the kiaa0930 gene encoding uncharacterized protein KIAA0930 homolog isoform X2 codes for MASLPGLCQTGGPAEDEPGDRDGSLQQMLKAITDERNRLSVRQEISGLGCFKDDRIVFWTWMFSTYFMEKCAPRQDDMLFYVRRKLSYVSTDNTEGKKVEVEVYRRDSKKLPGLGDPDIDWEESVYLNLILQKLDYVVTCAVCTRSDAGDIHIHKKKCQEVFASPSKHAMDSKGEESKMSYPNIFFMIENFEEVFSDMTVGEGEMVCVELVASDKSNTFQGVIFQGSIRYEALKKVYDNRVSVAAKMAQRMSFGFYKYNNMEFVRMKGPQGKGHAEMAVSRVPTGDTSPCGTEEDQVSPVHERVTSFSTPPTPERNRPSFFSPSLRRKVPRNRIAEMKKSHSANDSEEFFREEEDEGTNLHTTTNLRSRSLSGTGRSLVGSWLKLNRADDYFLLYSHLTYVTLPLHRITTDILEVRQKPILMT; via the exons ATGGCGTCCTTACCCGGTTTGTGTCAGACTGGCGGGCCCGCGGAGGACGAGCCCGGAGACCGGGACGGGTCCCTGCAGCAGATGCTGAAGGCCATCACCGACGAGAGGAACCGACTGAGCGTCCGGCAGGAGATCAGCGGACTGG GCTGTTTTAAGGATGACCGGATCGTGTTCTGGACCTGGATGTTCTCCACATACTTCATGGAGAAATGTGCTCCTCGCCAGGACGACATGCTGTTCTACGTCCGAAGGAAGTTATCGTACGTCAGCACCGAcaacacagagggaaaaaag gtggaggtggaggtctaCAGGAGGGACTCCAAGAAGCTGCCGGGCCTCGGAGACCCCGACATCGACTGGGAGGAGAGCGTCTACCTGAACCTAATCCTGCAgaag CTGGACTACGTGGTGACGTGTGCTGTCTGCACGCGCTCAGACGCAGGAGATATACACATCCACAAGAAAAAGTGTCAG GAAGTGTTTGCATCTCCCAGTAAACATGCCATGGACAGTAAAGGGGAGGAGTCTAAGATGAGCTACCCCAACATCTTCTTCATGATCGAGAACTTTGAGGAG GTCTTCAGTGACATGACGGTCGGCGAGGGTGAGATGGTTTGTGTGGAGCTGGTGGCAAGTGACAAGAGCAACACCTTCCAAGGCGTCATCTTCCAGGGATCCATCCGCTACGAGGCGCTAAAGAAGGTCTATGACAACCGG GTTAGCGTCGCTGCTAAAATGGCACAGCGAATGTCCTTCGGCTTCTACAAATACAACAACATGGAGTTTGTGAGGATGAAGGGTCCGCAGGGCAAAGGTCATGCTGAGATGGCCGTCAGCAGGGTCCCGACGGGTGACACCTCCCCCTGCGGCACCGAGGAGGACCAGGTGTCGCCTGTGCACGAAAGG GTGACGTCCTTCAGCACTCCGCCCACCCCAGAGAGGAACCGCCCCTCCTTCTTCTCGCCCTCTCTGAGACGTAAGGTGCCCCGAAACCGAATCGCTGAAATGAAGAAGTCTCACTCCGCCAATGACAGCGAGGAATTCTtcagggaggaggaagacgaaggTACGA ATCTTCACACCACTACCAACCTCCGTTCCCGCTCTCTGTCGGGCACCGGCCGCTCTCTGGTCGGCTCCTGGCTCAAACTGAACCGAGCCGACGACTACTTCCTGTTATACTCACACCTGACCTACGTCACGCTGCCACTGCACCGCATCaccacag ACATCCTGGAGGTGAGGCAGAAGCCCATCCTGATGACATAG